Genomic window (Dolosigranulum savutiense):
GCATAACTTCGGAAATATACATCGTCGCTTCAAACCCTACATCAGATTCGATTAACAGATCTTCTAATTCTTCGAAAAATTCCTCATCTTCATAGCGGAAGTTGGAGAACAGTTCATTCAATCGACGTGTAAATGAGCGACGAGACTTCTTTAAACCTTCTTTATATTGTTCTGCTTCGGCTCGAGCTGATGCTTCTACTTCACTAAATGTTTGAGTCTTACGCTGTGGTTCTTCCGTTGCGTCTTTTTTAGATGATTCATTCGTTTTCGTTGGTTGAATGTCCGGTTCAAAAACTGACTGCGAATTTTCCTCCGTTACATCCGTAGCAACAGTCGATTCTTGTGTCTCTGTCTGTTCTGTTATTTCCTCTGATGGCAACTCCTCTGTCTGTTCAACTGCTGCTGGTGTTCCCTTCTCACTATCTGCAGCAGAATCATCTACCTCAGAACTCGGTGCTTGGTCTGGTTGTTCTGGTTGGTCTGCTGACTTTTTTTCTTGCTCTTCATTGGTAAATATACTCTTTATTTTATCAAATAGTCCCATAGTATCCCCTCTTCACTTGAATCTAAGCTTATTATAACACACTAAGTGCCCATTGCTCAATGGCGTGAGCTACACCGCTTTCGTTGTTCGACTTCGTGATATAATCGGCCACATCTTTCATATAGTCAGGGGCTTGTCCCATCACAACCCCTTTACCAACTATTTCAATCATTGTTAAATCATTATCCATATCACCAATACCCATCATTGCTTCGGGGACGATTCCTAACTGTTGACCTAAAAGCTTCAAAGCAGCTCCTTTATTAACCGTCTTCGGCATGAACTCAAGTAAATTGGGACGACTTTTGACAATAAAAAATTGTTCAAAATAGTGCTCGGGAATTTTCTTTAGAGCCTCTTCAATCTCTGCTTCTGGTCGTGCTATCACCATTTTATTCACCACTTGTTGACCGGTATAATCATCAAACTGAAAGGGATGATGTGACAACCATTTATTAATTGTATAATACAAACATGGTCGATCATGATGATTTTGCAAGACTTTCACATCGTTCATACCGACTAAGCTAATCGGCATCTCAAGTGTTTTTGATAAGTTGTATAGTGAAACAACATCATCCTGACTTAAGGTAATATGCTGGATAATTTCCCCTGTATCAGTTGCCTGAATCAAGCCACCGTTATACGTAATGGCATAATCACCCGCATCAGTTAAATCACAAGCTTCCAATACATGACTGATTGCTTTCAACGGACGACCCGTGCATAATACAACTTTTATTCCTGCCTGTTTTGCTCGTTTAATAGCGTCCTTATTAGCGGTAGAGACTTGATTGTGATCATCCACCAGTGTGCCATCAATATCTATTCCAATGAGTTGTGTGTTCATATAGACTCCTCTTTTTATTTTCTATTCAATCTCAGATTGTGCCTTAGACTCTTCTTCTAAATCAAGTGCGTCTTCCAACTGAATCGAGACCAACTTAGACACGCCGCGCTCTTGCATTGTAATACCATATAAACTATCGGCTTGTTCCATTGTACCTTTTCGGTGTGTAATGACAATAAACTGCGTATCCGTCTCAAAAGACTGTAAATACTTCCCAAAACGGAAAACATTAGACTCATCTAAGGCAGCCTCTGCTTCGTCTAAAATACAAAATGGAATTGGATTTACATGAATGATAGCGAACAGTAACGAAATAGCTGTCAACGCCCGCTCCCCACCTGAAAGCAAGCTTAAAGAAGTTAATTGTTTACCAGGGGGTTGAGCAATAATTTCAACTCCTGTTTCCAAAAGATTATTCGGATCAGTCAATTCTAACTGCGCACGTCCTCCTTTAAACATTTTGGGGAAGACGTTGGAGAACTGTTCTTTAATCTGGTCAAACATCTCTTTAAAGCGAATTTTTACTTCTTGGTCCATTCGCTCCATGGTTTGTCTGAGTTGTGCTTTAGCATCAAGCAAATCTTGTTGTTGCCCACCTAAAAATTCTAAGCGTTCAGCTAATTGTTGATACTCTTCAATCGCATCAATATTCACGTGGCCTAAAGTGGCAATAGCTTGTTTTAATTGCTTCACCCGAGCACTTGCTTGGTCGAAGCTAAGCTCCAATTCAGGATGCAATCGAGCATCTTCATAACTAACTTGATATTCTTCGGCAAGATGAGTTAATTGATGATCAATATTCACATCTAACCGTGATAATTTCACATCAATTTGGTTCTTTTGGCTCACTAACTTATCTACTACTTCTTGCAAGTTATCAAGCTTTGTTTGCAAATCATCTAAATTAGTTTCATACGCACTAATAGCTTGTTTCAAGTCTTTTTCTTGAGCTTGTTTTTTCTCTTTCAGCGCAAGTTGTTGTTGTAACTGTTCATGTAATTGATCTTCTGAGCGTAGTTCTTCACCTGTTTCAAAGCGCTGAATAGCTTCTTTTAACGCGTCTGCTTCTTCTTGACTGGCTATTAATTGCTGTTGAAAGTTTTTTAAGGTGGCAGAAGTTGAGGCGATTGTTTCATTATGATGGCTTAACTGTTCACGTAAAGTCTCCATCTCCGCTAATAATAAGTCTTGAATCTGTTCTGAATCATCCTGAGCTGATTTTAAAGCTGTTAATTCTTCATCTA
Coding sequences:
- a CDS encoding Cof-type HAD-IIB family hydrolase, which gives rise to MNTQLIGIDIDGTLVDDHNQVSTANKDAIKRAKQAGIKVVLCTGRPLKAISHVLEACDLTDAGDYAITYNGGLIQATDTGEIIQHITLSQDDVVSLYNLSKTLEMPISLVGMNDVKVLQNHHDRPCLYYTINKWLSHHPFQFDDYTGQQVVNKMVIARPEAEIEEALKKIPEHYFEQFFIVKSRPNLLEFMPKTVNKGAALKLLGQQLGIVPEAMMGIGDMDNDLTMIEIVGKGVVMGQAPDYMKDVADYITKSNNESGVAHAIEQWALSVL